A part of Ptychodera flava strain L36383 chromosome 11, AS_Pfla_20210202, whole genome shotgun sequence genomic DNA contains:
- the LOC139144105 gene encoding 5-hydroxytryptamine receptor 1D-like — MCDFANFSVESVPNITYLVTQTNASTKIGCGDGDDRSSTDKYGWDEAATLPTWLLPPLGVVLSCISLFTVLSNVFVAVAVVRERFLRTVTNSFIVSLSLADFIMGVVVMPLAIVYDLNGGVWNMDPLLCDVWKASEILSAVGCIGNISLISLDRYVAVVHPLQYRRRLSRRKAMIMILVVWCLAVSLSFPCIVWWHATKDFAARQAICDFTLDARNYNVTALSSLLILAVIFIFAYLRIYMIAMRQLKHITEGRRRIKYRGESSRKENMEIRIHRGGSEGSNCEVPEFLEGTRRAKKLSREFKTAKIVGIIVLTFFVCWMPFIATEIKLCVCGDYCIDMSYKVYRCFRWLIYINSALNPLIYARASDHFMLAFRRLWWSVISKIPLFKSAKPTFVAYNCSALQKENSIRSDCLQTQSPV; from the coding sequence ATGTGcgattttgccaatttttccgTTGAATCTGTCCCTAACATCACGTACCTCGTCACACAAACGAATGCTTCCACAAAAATTGGGTGTGGTGATGGCGATGACAGAAGTAGCACTGATAAATATGGTTGGGACGAAGCCGCCACATTGCCAACTTGGCTACTACCGCCTCTTGGAGTTGTTTTGTCTTGCATTTCGCTTTTTACGGTTCTCAGCAATGTCTTCGTCGCCGTTGCTGTCGTTCGGGAGCGCTTCCTGCGGACGGTGACAAACAGTTTCATCGTTTCCCTGTCTCTCGCTGATTTCATCATGGGCGTAGTGGTCATGCCCCTTGCGATAGTCTATGATTTGAACGGCGGGGTTTGGAACATGGATCCCTTGCTGTGCGATGTCTGGAAGGCGTCGGAGATACTGAGTGCTGTAGGGTGCATCGGTAACATCTCCCTGATCTCGCTCGACAGATACGTCGCCGTTGTACACCCCTTACAGTACCGTCGCCGATTGTCCCGAAGGAAAGCCATGATCATGATACTGGTTGTGTGGTGCCTTGCTGTGTCTCTCTCGTTCCCCTGTATAGTATGGTGGCATGCCACCAAAGACTTTGCCGCCAGACAGGCTATTTGCGATTTCACTTTGGACGCCAGGAACTACAACGTCACCGCTCTGTCCAGCCTGTTGATTTTGGCCGTCATTTTTATATTCGCTTACCTTAGAATTTACATGATCGCGATGAGGCAGTTAAAACACATTACGGAAGGACGGCGGAGAATAAAATATCGTGGAGAATCGTCTCGCAAAGAGAACATGGAGATACGAATTCACAGAGGTGGCAGTGAAGGGAGTAACTGCGAGGTCCCAGAGTTTCTGGAGGGGACAAGACGCGCAAAGAAGCTTTCGCGGGAATTCAAAACTGCGAAAATAGTCGGAATAATTGTTCTGACATTCTTCGTATGCTGGATGCCTTTTATCGCAACTGAGATAAAGCTATGCGTGTGTGGAGATTACTGTATAGATATGTCTTACAAGGTATACCGTTGCTTCAGGTGGTTGATTTAtataaacagcgccctcaacccTTTGATCTACGCCAGGGCCAGCGATCATTTCATGTTAGCCTTCAGGCGCCTCTGGTGGTCAGTGATCTCAAAAATTCCGCTCTTTAAAAGTGCTAAGCCAACTTTTGTTGCTTACAACTGCTCAGCTCTGCAGAAGGAAAACAGTATTCGCTCGGACTGCCTTCAAACTCAATCTCCAGTCTGA